A part of Microcoleus sp. bin38.metabat.b11b12b14.051 genomic DNA contains:
- a CDS encoding peroxiredoxin, producing MTSECLRVGQAAPDFAATAVVDQEFKTVKLSDYKGKKYVVLFFYPLDFTFVCPTEITAFSDRHQDFKNIDTEILGVSVDSEFSHLAWIQTDRKSGGVGDLNYPLVADLKKTISSAYNVLDPEAGIALRGLFIIDKEGIIQHSTINNLAFGRNVDETLRTLQAIQHVQSHPDEVCPAGWQPGDKTMTPDPVKSKVFFAAV from the coding sequence ATGACGAGTGAATGCCTCCGGGTTGGTCAAGCTGCACCAGATTTCGCAGCAACAGCCGTAGTGGATCAGGAATTCAAGACAGTTAAACTGTCAGACTATAAAGGCAAAAAGTATGTAGTCCTGTTCTTCTATCCCTTGGACTTCACCTTTGTTTGCCCGACAGAGATTACAGCATTTAGCGATCGCCATCAGGACTTCAAAAACATCGATACCGAAATCCTCGGCGTATCCGTTGACAGCGAATTCTCTCACCTGGCTTGGATACAAACAGACCGCAAATCAGGCGGTGTCGGCGACCTCAACTATCCTTTAGTTGCTGACCTCAAAAAAACTATTAGTTCCGCCTACAACGTCCTCGACCCAGAAGCAGGCATTGCCCTCAGAGGTCTGTTCATCATCGACAAAGAAGGCATCATCCAACACTCTACTATCAACAATCTTGCCTTCGGTCGCAACGTAGACGAAACTCTCCGCACTTTGCAAGCTATTCAACACGTCCAGTCTCACCCCGATGAAGTTTGTCCCGCAGGCTGGCAGCCCGGTGACAAGACTATGACTCCCGATCCAGTTAAGTCCAAAGTATTCTTTGCTGCGGTTTAA
- a CDS encoding peptidoglycan DD-metalloendopeptidase family protein, producing MKRTYPQKNQPVQASEIDRDGSAEPSKQTNPSTGRVRSLATLGLAISVGASGILLPRNGDSARASELSPTAESTAEVQPISANGPASSGQIDGLSAQGPGVKVQQGQTLWEMSRDYEVEPKAPATANSITSETLLQVSKENPIGISTEATAQQNPGNTTATVNPEQKLNLTGSESLDSAAPSGQPTAATPLATPVPTQSSIEGPKADGAIDSLKKQENRTTASGRSLLESEGVANSPTPALRPESVPTPASGASTPQTSIPDLSATPVIPSAGAGQAASGDRVLESIEKSLATPSLPSAVVVAPAETNVAPAGALYSVRPGDTLDAIASRNGVSPKELIAANKLGNPNLLNINQRLKIPQLRSNNPAVQAAASDGASNSTSVSSAASVPASTSALSGASVAPSAPRVPVVSPLANLEGLNNISAPMVPKINSIPLTQVSQTISDNRKLELQGEPTFTGAVDTSALPMAASATATATDKGAYAQAVSYVSNPSPQALNADRATALPESNPEALNPYAERLRAEVVRLREEYRAERNSIGANAVSLAPSDAQETQVASGNPSQELPSVNPDLYTPEYAGAVQNEISRPPSAGWSQQVQKQQQERFDPARAAELQPINLTPTGAADRPVVATAPLGSDGYDPLSNPSLGRMVSPELPPLSGADTYLPNGSKQQSANGLIWPAKGVLTSGYGWRWGRMHKGIDIAGPIGTPIMAADSGVVTYAEWNDGGYGYLVEITHADGSETIYAHNSRILVQKGQRVERGEQISEMGSTGFSTGPHLHFEVHPAGQGAVNPMAFLPDDTSSASR from the coding sequence TTGAAACGAACATATCCCCAAAAAAATCAGCCTGTTCAGGCAAGTGAAATCGACAGAGACGGTTCTGCGGAGCCGTCCAAGCAGACAAACCCCAGCACAGGCAGAGTTCGCTCTCTCGCCACGCTCGGGCTGGCCATATCGGTAGGTGCTTCTGGCATCCTGCTGCCGAGAAACGGAGACAGCGCTCGCGCGTCTGAACTCTCACCGACAGCAGAATCCACCGCTGAAGTCCAGCCAATCTCGGCCAACGGGCCCGCTAGTTCCGGGCAAATAGACGGTTTATCCGCCCAAGGCCCGGGAGTTAAGGTGCAACAGGGACAAACCCTTTGGGAAATGTCTCGGGATTATGAAGTTGAACCGAAGGCACCAGCAACTGCCAACAGCATCACATCCGAGACCTTACTCCAAGTTAGCAAAGAGAACCCAATAGGGATCTCTACCGAAGCTACGGCACAACAGAACCCTGGCAATACTACTGCCACAGTCAATCCCGAACAAAAGTTAAATCTGACTGGCTCCGAGTCGTTGGATAGTGCAGCCCCATCCGGGCAGCCAACCGCAGCGACCCCGCTGGCTACTCCGGTACCGACACAAAGTTCGATCGAGGGCCCGAAGGCAGACGGGGCGATCGACAGTTTGAAAAAACAGGAAAACCGCACTACAGCATCAGGTCGGTCTCTGTTGGAGTCGGAAGGGGTAGCCAATTCACCTACACCTGCTTTGAGACCGGAGTCAGTACCGACGCCCGCATCAGGGGCGTCCACACCCCAGACAAGCATTCCCGACCTCTCTGCCACACCGGTAATTCCCAGTGCAGGGGCAGGTCAAGCAGCATCTGGCGATCGAGTATTAGAGTCAATAGAAAAGTCTCTGGCAACACCAAGTTTGCCCTCGGCTGTGGTAGTTGCCCCAGCGGAGACTAACGTAGCGCCCGCTGGTGCACTCTACAGCGTGCGTCCGGGAGATACCTTAGATGCGATCGCCTCCCGTAACGGCGTATCGCCCAAAGAGCTGATCGCAGCCAACAAGCTCGGCAACCCGAACTTGCTCAACATCAATCAACGGCTGAAAATTCCCCAACTTCGATCGAACAATCCAGCGGTGCAAGCGGCAGCCTCTGATGGGGCATCCAACTCTACATCTGTCTCCTCGGCAGCTTCGGTTCCAGCATCTACCTCGGCTTTATCCGGTGCTAGCGTCGCTCCAAGCGCGCCTAGGGTGCCGGTGGTCTCTCCGTTGGCGAACTTAGAAGGTCTGAACAATATTTCAGCACCGATGGTTCCCAAAATAAACAGCATTCCGCTAACTCAAGTTTCTCAAACCATTAGCGACAACAGAAAGCTGGAGCTTCAAGGCGAACCAACATTTACAGGTGCTGTTGACACCAGCGCCCTGCCAATGGCGGCAAGTGCGACTGCTACCGCCACGGACAAAGGAGCATACGCGCAGGCGGTTAGCTATGTGTCAAATCCTAGCCCCCAAGCTTTAAATGCCGATCGGGCTACCGCTTTACCCGAGTCAAATCCTGAGGCTCTCAACCCTTACGCCGAACGCTTGAGGGCAGAAGTCGTCAGGCTGCGAGAGGAATATCGCGCCGAACGCAATTCGATCGGAGCAAATGCAGTGTCCCTGGCTCCAAGTGACGCTCAAGAGACGCAAGTCGCATCCGGCAACCCGTCTCAGGAACTCCCAAGCGTCAATCCCGACCTCTACACCCCCGAGTACGCTGGGGCCGTGCAGAATGAAATCAGCAGACCCCCGTCGGCTGGTTGGTCGCAACAAGTCCAGAAGCAGCAGCAAGAGCGTTTCGATCCGGCTCGCGCGGCTGAACTACAACCGATTAACCTCACACCTACGGGTGCAGCCGATCGACCGGTGGTGGCCACGGCTCCTTTGGGATCTGACGGTTACGACCCCCTGAGCAACCCGTCTTTGGGACGCATGGTTTCTCCGGAACTGCCTCCGCTTTCGGGCGCAGATACTTATCTGCCTAACGGCAGCAAACAGCAGTCGGCTAACGGATTGATTTGGCCGGCTAAGGGCGTTCTCACTTCTGGCTACGGCTGGCGCTGGGGACGGATGCACAAGGGAATTGATATTGCAGGGCCGATCGGCACGCCAATTATGGCCGCCGACAGCGGGGTGGTTACCTATGCAGAGTGGAACGACGGGGGCTATGGCTATCTGGTGGAAATTACCCACGCAGACGGCTCGGAAACGATCTACGCCCACAACAGCCGAATTTTGGTGCAAAAGGGTCAGAGGGTGGAGCGAGGCGAACAGATTTCAGAAATGGGCAGCACGGGTTTCAGTACCGGGCCGCACTTGCACTTTGAAGTCCATCCCGCCGGACAGGGTGCTGTCAATCCAATGGCTTTTCTGCCTGACGATACCTCCAGCGCTTCTCGATAA
- a CDS encoding tRNA (cytidine(34)-2'-O)-methyltransferase → MPQLVLIHPQIPPNTGNIARTCAATGTELHLVGPLGFEISDRYLKRAGLDYWPYVNLHCHEDLTAFLACRQQRGGRTIGFSTGGRYSLTQFQFQPTDWLMFGSETVGIPPLVLDACDATVFIPMSQPGVRSLNLSVSAAVGLFEAKRQLGELG, encoded by the coding sequence ATGCCTCAACTTGTCTTAATTCACCCACAAATCCCCCCGAATACTGGCAATATAGCCCGCACTTGTGCCGCCACAGGCACGGAACTTCATTTAGTCGGGCCGCTCGGGTTTGAAATTAGCGATCGCTACCTGAAACGAGCCGGCTTAGATTACTGGCCCTATGTCAATCTTCACTGTCACGAAGATTTAACTGCTTTTCTTGCCTGCCGCCAGCAGCGGGGAGGGCGAACGATCGGATTCAGCACTGGCGGGCGATACAGTTTGACCCAATTCCAATTTCAGCCCACCGACTGGCTGATGTTTGGCTCGGAAACTGTCGGCATTCCCCCACTCGTGTTAGATGCCTGTGACGCCACAGTTTTTATTCCCATGAGCCAACCGGGAGTCAGGAGTTTGAACCTCTCCGTCAGCGCCGCTGTAGGTTTATTTGAGGCTAAACGACAGTTGGGCGAGCTGGGATAA
- the gshA gene encoding glutamate--cysteine ligase, translating to MLLSKGFEVEMYTGTPEGEVVGLSDRIVADLEGFVREPDSRNVEYTTAPLCSYDRLLCALVKPRVRLREYLKGLGDYTLLPGSTLSLGGSDRFYRSDPNNPYHTYIEQTYGTKVVTASIHINIGISQPEMLMRAIRLARVEAPLYLALSASSPFLDGAVTGYHSTRWGLFPKTPAVVPLFESHKHYIQWTEEQLQLGSMQNVRHLWSAVRPNGDRRPYCLNRLELRICDLEVNPLALLAITALLEARIWQMMEDPSLDPLALSTLPAATRNQDLVALTDANEIAASRQSLDAELTHWQDGRKILARDWIEEIYQEVLPIAKKRGFSCFLSPLKKILREGNTAQQWLKLHDSGLDARSIILQGIDGMARQEWELEDNLCAQLVA from the coding sequence GTGCTGCTGTCAAAAGGCTTTGAAGTAGAAATGTATACCGGTACGCCCGAAGGTGAGGTTGTCGGTCTGTCCGATCGCATTGTCGCCGATCTAGAGGGATTTGTGCGGGAGCCTGATAGTCGCAATGTGGAGTACACGACCGCCCCGCTATGCTCCTACGATCGCCTGCTGTGCGCCTTAGTCAAGCCGCGAGTCCGGCTGCGCGAGTATCTCAAAGGATTGGGCGACTATACATTGTTGCCGGGAAGTACCCTGTCTCTCGGCGGGAGCGATCGATTTTACCGCTCCGATCCCAACAACCCCTACCACACCTACATCGAGCAAACCTACGGCACCAAAGTCGTCACCGCCAGCATCCACATCAATATCGGCATCTCCCAACCAGAAATGCTGATGCGCGCTATCCGCCTCGCCCGCGTCGAAGCACCGCTGTACCTTGCCTTGAGCGCCTCTTCTCCCTTCCTCGACGGCGCAGTCACTGGTTATCATTCGACGCGCTGGGGTTTGTTTCCCAAAACTCCCGCCGTCGTCCCCCTGTTTGAAAGTCACAAGCATTACATCCAGTGGACTGAAGAACAGCTACAACTTGGTAGTATGCAAAATGTCCGCCATTTGTGGTCTGCTGTACGCCCAAATGGCGATCGTCGCCCCTACTGTCTCAACCGCCTCGAACTGAGAATTTGCGATCTCGAAGTCAATCCTCTGGCTTTGTTGGCCATCACTGCCTTGCTAGAAGCTCGGATTTGGCAGATGATGGAAGACCCCAGCTTAGACCCCTTAGCACTCAGCACCTTGCCCGCAGCCACGCGCAACCAAGACTTAGTTGCCCTCACCGACGCTAACGAAATTGCTGCTTCCCGGCAAAGTTTGGATGCCGAACTCACCCACTGGCAAGACGGCAGAAAGATTTTGGCGCGAGATTGGATTGAGGAAATTTACCAGGAAGTTTTGCCGATTGCCAAGAAACGCGGCTTTAGCTGCTTTCTGTCGCCGCTCAAAAAGATTCTCCGGGAAGGCAACACCGCCCAGCAGTGGTTGAAACTTCACGATAGCGGTTTGGATGCCCGCAGTATTATTCTCCAAGGGATTGATGGCATGGCTCGCCAAGAATGGGAGCTCGAAGACAATTTGTGCGCTCAGTTAGTTGCCTAA
- a CDS encoding cytochrome c oxidase subunit 3, with product MLWLTASLMGTYFLIGQAIEWNHLSFGLTTGLFGATFYLLTGFHGLHVFVGLILQVIMLVRSFLPGNYNGGHFGVSAASLFWHFVDVIWLVLFSLVYLW from the coding sequence TTGTTGTGGCTGACGGCATCCTTGATGGGAACTTACTTTTTAATCGGTCAGGCGATCGAGTGGAACCACCTATCTTTTGGGCTGACTACAGGATTGTTCGGGGCGACATTTTATCTGCTGACGGGGTTTCACGGTTTGCACGTTTTTGTCGGCCTGATCTTGCAGGTAATTATGCTTGTCCGTTCTTTCCTTCCGGGTAATTACAACGGCGGTCATTTCGGCGTGAGTGCAGCTTCTTTGTTTTGGCACTTTGTAGATGTGATTTGGCTGGTTTTGTTTTCGCTGGTTTACCTGTGGTAG
- a CDS encoding ISAzo13 family transposase yields the protein MTVVQKLLKKHGYVKRQAQKKPTTKITKNRNEQFKNLARISKEYELQGNPIISMDTKKKEFIGNLYRSGTLYTTEIVTTFDHDFFSLADGKVVPDGIYDLQHNRGYLSLGISKDTSEFAYKSLKSWWINYGISLYPQARSILIKCDGGGSNNSNHYIFKSDLQKLVNELNIEIRIAHYPPYTSKYNPIEHRLFPHVTRACQGVIFTSVELVKKLMEKTHKKT from the coding sequence GTGACGGTTGTTCAAAAGTTATTAAAAAAGCACGGATATGTGAAACGTCAAGCTCAAAAAAAACCAACAACAAAAATTACAAAGAATCGGAATGAACAATTTAAAAATCTGGCTAGGATTAGTAAAGAGTATGAGTTACAGGGAAATCCTATTATTAGTATGGATACCAAAAAAAAGGAATTTATTGGAAATTTATATCGCTCAGGGACTCTGTATACTACCGAAATAGTTACCACGTTTGACCATGACTTTTTTAGTTTGGCTGATGGCAAAGTAGTCCCCGATGGAATTTATGATCTGCAACATAACCGAGGATATTTAAGCCTAGGCATCAGTAAAGATACGAGTGAATTTGCTTATAAATCGCTAAAATCATGGTGGATAAATTACGGCATCTCTCTCTACCCTCAAGCACGTTCAATTTTGATTAAATGTGATGGAGGTGGCAGTAATAATTCTAATCACTATATCTTTAAGTCGGACTTGCAAAAATTAGTGAATGAGCTAAATATAGAAATCAGAATAGCACATTATCCTCCCTATACATCCAAGTATAATCCAATTGAGCATCGCTTATTTCCTCATGTAACGAGAGCTTGTCAAGGAGTGATTTTTACCAGTGTTGAGTTAGTCAAAAAACTTATGGAAAAAACCCACAAAAAAACGTGA
- a CDS encoding cobyrinic acid a,c-diamide synthase: protein MIKQKYKDADLSQRPDTDTVLEKLPVEVKAWAESLPWNQRRYVLSLCYILCASTPELQAEFLDDYTADGLVSKMFEDVDTLQRVKEYLIRFRVKKELHESDLRSYIKQFYIHSAQQASRETDQYLESALRFVLNTEERNNVFNYILGFEFIKIVFQMSWLQHERLARLQKNQSQFIESYIKPIQHAHKINSIIVPKDERIFFARRAYYVQSPRIYYRKLIELVMATFTTKMVTHCGFSISRHSQALRFDCDYIYDPEPEEERFPTDLQFIH, encoded by the coding sequence ATGATTAAACAAAAATATAAAGATGCCGACCTTTCTCAACGTCCCGATACAGATACCGTCCTGGAAAAACTGCCTGTAGAAGTTAAGGCTTGGGCCGAAAGCTTGCCTTGGAACCAAAGGCGCTACGTCTTGTCCCTATGCTACATATTGTGTGCATCTACTCCAGAATTGCAAGCCGAATTTTTAGATGACTACACAGCCGATGGCTTAGTCTCAAAAATGTTTGAAGATGTAGATACTCTACAGCGAGTCAAAGAGTATTTAATCAGATTTCGAGTCAAAAAAGAATTACACGAATCTGATTTAAGAAGCTACATCAAACAATTTTACATCCACTCAGCTCAACAAGCCAGTCGGGAAACAGACCAATATTTAGAATCGGCACTCCGCTTCGTATTGAACACAGAAGAACGTAATAATGTTTTTAACTACATTTTGGGCTTTGAATTCATTAAAATTGTGTTTCAAATGAGCTGGTTACAACACGAAAGATTAGCCAGACTGCAAAAAAATCAGTCGCAGTTTATTGAAAGCTACATCAAGCCGATTCAACACGCACACAAAATTAATAGTATAATTGTACCGAAAGATGAGAGGATATTTTTTGCCAGACGCGCTTATTACGTTCAATCCCCTAGGATTTATTATAGAAAACTCATTGAGTTAGTCATGGCAACTTTTACTACAAAAATGGTGACTCACTGCGGATTTTCCATCAGTCGCCACTCTCAAGCTCTGCGCTTTGACTGCGATTACATTTACGATCCAGAACCAGAAGAAGAAAGATTTCCTACTGACTTGCAATTTATTCATTGA
- a CDS encoding Mo-dependent nitrogenase C-terminal domain-containing protein: protein MSSTTSIFPKNRYQDLSVTDLLVQPVRQWLDSIAVGDRQAARLLCQLIPAQCPFERDIQLWGHHLLLIPPMSKLNLVYKELVGLRFRSLWFLADVCGEDVTPYC, encoded by the coding sequence ATGAGCTCCACTACAAGTATTTTTCCTAAAAATCGGTACCAAGACTTAAGTGTTACTGATCTCCTAGTTCAGCCAGTCCGACAGTGGCTAGATAGCATCGCAGTAGGCGATCGGCAAGCAGCACGGTTGTTGTGCCAACTTATACCCGCACAGTGTCCTTTTGAGAGAGATATCCAGCTATGGGGACACCATCTTTTGCTCATACCGCCGATGTCCAAGCTAAATCTTGTGTATAAGGAATTAGTGGGGTTGCGTTTTCGATCGCTCTGGTTTTTGGCTGACGTATGTGGGGAAGATGTAACGCCCTACTGCTAG